In Thermococcus celericrescens, the genomic window CTCCCTGATGAACTTGATCGGGTGGGCGCCTATTCCGAGGATCATGTGCTCAGCGCGAAGGAGACCGACACCGTCGGCGCCGGTGGCTGCAGCGCGCTCAGCGACCTCCGGCATGGAGACGTTGACCTTGACCTCGGTGGCGGTGACGAGCGGGGCACCGGCAACGACGACCTGGCCTCCAGCCTTCTCTTCCTCCTCCTTCTTGACGAGGCTCTTGACTATGCCCTCGTAGACGACACCCCTGGTACCGTCGACGGTGACGAGCATGCCGTCCTTGAGGACCTTAGTGGCCTCCTTGGTACCGACGACGGCCGGGATGCCGAGCTCCCTGCTGACGATGGCTGCGTGGCAGGTCCTTCCGCCCTCGTCGGTAACGATAGCGGAAGCCCTCTTCATTGCCGGAACCATGTCCGGGTTGGTCATGGTGGTGACGAGGACGTCGCCCTCCTTGACCTTGTCAATCTCGCTCGCCTCGAATATGACGACAACCTTACCGGCACCAACGCCGGGTGAAGCTCCAAGACCCTTGAGAAGGACGTTCATCTCCTCGGTCATCTCAGCCTCCTCCGTCTTAACCTCATCCTTAAGGGTGGTGATCGGCCTGGACTGGACGATGTAGAGCTTGCCGTCGTCCTTGTCGTAGGCCCACTCGATGTCCTGCGGCCAGCCGTAGTGCTCCTCGATCTTGGCACCGATCTTGGCGACCTCGATGATCTGCTCCTCGGTGAGAACCTGCTTCTCAACCCACTCGGGGCCGAGGTGGTCGGCGACCTTGACGTAAACGGTGCCCTTGCCGGTCTCCGGGTTGCGGACGACCATGACCTCCTTCTTGGCGATGTACTTCTCCTTTATCTTCCAGGTGCCCTTCTCGACGATGTACTCGTCAGGGGAAACGCTGCCGCTGACGACGGCCTCACCGAGGCCCCAGGCGGCGTTGATCATTATCTCGCTCCTGTCGTTGGTGACCGGGTTGGCGGTGAACATGACACCGCTGGTCTCGCTGTTGACCATCTTCTGGACGACGGCGCTGAGGTAGACCTTGCTGTGGTCGAAGCCCTGCTTGGCCCTGTAGAAGGTAGCCCTGGCAGTCCAGAGTGAAGCCCAGCACTTCTTGACCTTGTCTATGACGTCGTCAACGCCGTAGACGTCGAGGTAGGTCTCCTGCTGGCCGGCGAAGGAAGCCTCCGGGAGGTCTTCAGCGGTAGCGGAGCTCCTAACGGCGACGTAAACGGCGTCCTTGTTGTACCTGGCGCTGAGCTTCTTGTAGGCATCTTCAATCTCCTGGGCGATCTCGGGGAGCATCGGGAGCTCGATTATCTTCTGCCTGATCTTGGCGGTGTTCTCCTGGAGCTGCTTGCTGTCATCGACGTTGGTCTCGGCGATGACGCCCATAATCCAGTCCTGGAGAACGGTACCGTCCTCAAGCTTAACGTTCTCGACGAAGTACTTGTAGGCCTCGGCGGTAACACAGAATCCGGGCGGGACGGGTATTCCCGCGTTGGTCATTTCTCCGAGGTTGGCACCCTTTCCACCGACGAGGGGAACGTCGGTCTTCCTGAGGTCCTCAAACCACTTTATAAACTTGTATTCGCTCATGCGAATCCCTCCACAATCGTTTACTGCGGGTGATATATCGAGAGCCCATATTTAAAATTAACTATCCATGGGTGTTCTTCAGCGTACAGAAATGAAAATGGGGGCTAACATGTCCATTCGGGCATTAAGGTGCCCTAATTCTCCTTTCGGAGGTATATTTTGAACTTTCCATCGTAGAACTCTTTGGCAAGGGCGTAGTTTCCGCTCTCCGTGATGTTTAGTGCCGGTGCCGGTTCCCTCAGCACGATGAGGTCGTAGTATCCGTTCTCAATCTTCTCGTGGACTGATGCCCCCTCGAGCACCATTTCCACACTGGCTCCGGGATAGTAGTAGCCCGCCATTGTGTACAGTCTGGGAGAGACCAGCAGGTGCTCAGCACGGTACCTGTCAGATACGTAGTCCAGAACCGTCGTTTCCTGCAACCCCATGGTGTTCCATTCATCATGCAGCTCATGGGCCCTCATCCCGATCGGGACTAAAAGGAGTAGCGAAA contains:
- the ppsA gene encoding phosphoenolpyruvate synthase; protein product: MSEYKFIKWFEDLRKTDVPLVGGKGANLGEMTNAGIPVPPGFCVTAEAYKYFVENVKLEDGTVLQDWIMGVIAETNVDDSKQLQENTAKIRQKIIELPMLPEIAQEIEDAYKKLSARYNKDAVYVAVRSSATAEDLPEASFAGQQETYLDVYGVDDVIDKVKKCWASLWTARATFYRAKQGFDHSKVYLSAVVQKMVNSETSGVMFTANPVTNDRSEIMINAAWGLGEAVVSGSVSPDEYIVEKGTWKIKEKYIAKKEVMVVRNPETGKGTVYVKVADHLGPEWVEKQVLTEEQIIEVAKIGAKIEEHYGWPQDIEWAYDKDDGKLYIVQSRPITTLKDEVKTEEAEMTEEMNVLLKGLGASPGVGAGKVVVIFEASEIDKVKEGDVLVTTMTNPDMVPAMKRASAIVTDEGGRTCHAAIVSRELGIPAVVGTKEATKVLKDGMLVTVDGTRGVVYEGIVKSLVKKEEEEKAGGQVVVAGAPLVTATEVKVNVSMPEVAERAAATGADGVGLLRAEHMILGIGAHPIKFIRE